In Trichomycterus rosablanca isolate fTriRos1 chromosome 5, fTriRos1.hap1, whole genome shotgun sequence, the sequence GAGACACAGGAGTTAGAGCAGAACAAACATTTAGCCATGCCCATTTTGTTTGAATTTGTGCCAGTATTCAGTTAAAATGCTTTAGTTCTTTGCTGCCTGGGTATGGTTGCTTAGAGCTGTGTAAGGCTAATGTTTACTTGAACActgttgttgtgtgtttttttgcagaCAGAATGGCAGTCCCCCCAGCATACGCCGATCTTGGAAAATCTGCCAAGGACATCTTCAACAAGGGATATGGTAATGTCTGCTTGAAGATGCATGTTGGCTGTGATTTTGTGACTGGGTTCCTTGTTATAATTTGTAATTGCTGTGTTTTTAAACAGGCTTTGGGCTGGTCAAGCTGGATGTCAAGACCAAATCAGCCAGTGGAGTGGTAAGTGAAGTTGAATCCATCTGGTTGTAGTAACATGTTATGATGATGTTTTCTGAAAGTTGACTCTTAAGTATATTCCTATTATTAGGATATATTCTagaacagtggtccccaaccactgggccgcGGACTGGTactgggctgcacagaaagaataattaATTAGAGATTGTTTTCAATGCTTAtattttgggtgttattgtttcgtatcacccctaggtggaagcaccgtctcattgcagcgattaaaagctcattttacttaatttgtgagcagtataatTAAAGCCGCCctcccccgccggtccgtgaaattatatcttatatgaaaccggtacgtggtgcaaaaaaggttggggactgctgTTCTAGAAGGATGTTTTAGGCATTTTAGCCTTATACTGGCTATACTGGCCTTATACTGTCATTTTACACACATCCACATGTGCAAAGATTAACATGCACTCAGACTCCATACAAGCTCGCTTTTTTATTGAAATGTGTAGTAGTTTCACTGTTCATAATGTTAACGCTGAAAGTTTTCCTTAAAAGATTAAATGATTGCATCTGTAAGCAGAACTGGCACATGCATCCGGGTCGATTCAAATTGGCGCTCTTTCTCTGTGGAGCTTCTGCACTATTAATTGGAATCAAGCATCAGCTCTATTTTAACCGATGTCATTATTTAAACACTGATTTCTTTGTCAGTAATAGGTCAACTGGTTCATTGTAGACATTTCTTGCATTTTTCTTTGTGCACCAGTGTAAGGCTTGGTCTCTGCAGTCTGTTATTAACTAATGTTGGGAATAGTGTTTCTAAACAAACATCATCACTTATTTATCTAGTGTGTTTCATTTCTCTCATTTTGTGCTAAATAAATTCTAAATTAGAATTCCAAATTCAGTATTTTTCAAATTTCTTAACTGATATTTTGTGGGGGAAAGTATTCGCCTCTATCCATAATTACTTAAAGGGTCAGTTACTAGATAACCTCTTTTTTCCCATCAGTGAATAAACTGGACTTTTACCATTGtaatttgcttttatttaggCTGTCATTGTCTTATATACAGTCTTGTTTAAAGCTCTAAAACAATTAGttttaacaacaacaaaaaagaaacagaacTGACAGCCTGAGATAAATGCTATTGTCAGTTAAGTCAACCGGTTCATTGTTTACATTCCTAGCATTCTTCTTTGTGCACCAGTGTAAGGCAGACTGTTATTAACTAATGTGAAAATAGTGTTTCtaaacaaattgcatcacttatttatttagcatGTTTCATTTTCACCCAATTTGTGCTTAATACTGACTTTTGAAAATGTACCAAGTGCTAtctattagggatgtaacgatgcatgtgccacgatttgaatcggttattcatttaagatgaatcgatattcactttaaacagcagagggcgctggcgctatatatatttttttttacacaataagggaaatctgcagcatttttttttgcatagtttgcacctatctcagaaataaaagggcattcattatttagatacatttaaatataagcacaaatacagtattttattttagatagaagtaataaaaggaaacgtcatcatttgtcttcaatttcgttttgtttaaaaaatcggaaaaaaatcatatcgtgaccccagtattgtgaatcgtatcgcatcgtgggtagagtgtatcgttacatccctactatcTATACTAGCTCAGTTCATGTAACTGCTTTTCACTGTACATTGTTATTTTTCCATCTAGTATATATACCAAATACATAAAACTTACTGTTTGATATTTTAATAGGTTGACATAGCTTGTATATTAACCATTGTCAAATAATggttgtttattagtttatgaTTGGCATCACCAATTGGCTAGTATTGTTGGCAATCTGACTGTTCAACTAAAATTATTATGGTGTTTACAATTCCTCTTTTTTGTGTTACCTCTGCAGGAGTTCAAGACTTCAGGTTCATCCAACACTGACACCAGCAAAGTGGTGGGCAGCCTGGAAACCAAATACAAGAGGTCAGAGTATGGCTTGACCTTTACGGAGAAGTGGAACACTGACAACACTTTGGGCACCGAGATCACCATTGAAGATCAGGTATGATTTACAGATTAAATTGAGTGTTTGTGATTTgaagtgttttttattaaagtaaaaagtaaattgatgttttaatatcatgttttctTTATCTCTATGTAGATTGCAAAGGGGCTAAAGTTGACTTTTGATACAACTTTTTCACCAAACACTGGGTAAGTTTCTTGACCAGTTAGAACTTTGACCATATTTATAAAAGAACTAGAaagtaatttatttacacaacAGTGTTGAGCTCATAGATCCCTGGCTCACATGCATTGATGAATGTCAGTGCCTCTTTGGGGTAGCTTCATTGTTGCATGAAAATATAGATCATGTCTAATCCCTAAATGTCtgtttagtaaggtctgcttGGGTCAGCTAATGATAGTCTGTGGTCTCATTCATAATGCCATTTATGCCAAAATTCCAGTCTTTAATATATTACCATGGCCTGATGCATTTCATTATGTCTGGTTTATGCTGGTTAATAAAATAGATTTCACATAAAAAGAGTTTGTATAGATTTTGTTAATCTgaagaattataataataataataattcataaataatagtaattgaGAAAAAAAACTGCCTTTAATTGAATTATGTTGTAGAACTAGTATTTTATCCACAATACCATTCAGCTATAATCCAGCATAGTTGGTTGCTGTCCAGACCCACTTCAATCAGCTAAACTGTCCTGTATAGCTTTTTCTGCATTCTGGAACCCAATTTTGACTGTGTCTCCTAAATTGGTGCATTCCAGTATTTTTCAGTTATTGCTAATTTATCTCTCGGAGGATGCAAGGCAGGTGAACAAACATAATTTAATGCATTCCCATTGATTCGTACTGTCAAAGTTATTAAAAGAAAGGTGAGGAATAAAAGAGGCAGTGTGAGTACTATGATGGAGCATTTATCAGACTTTTTGTTTGCATGATGCTGCACATTGTCAAAAATTCAGATACCAAGCAAAGCCTGAACATTGTCTCTTAATTTAGATCATTGATATTTTTCCTCTAGGTGATTACCATAGAGTAAATACAGAATTGCATGTCTCATTAACACCACAAACATTATCATCAATATTTCACTGCAGTTCAGTAACACTGTTTTAGCCTAGACATTTCCAAGACTAAGCTTTGAGGGATTGCCTtttaaaaatgtggaaaaataaGATTTAATCTAAAAAATACAGCTACAGCATTTTCTCAAAGTTCGGGCTAAATTCATTGGTCTGCTAAAATAGCAGGCATTTTGCTGACCACAGGCAAATGTAAGGCATGATTTATGGTGCACCGTGAAAGAGATCCATTGTTCTGTCCACCAACATGATCAAACATTCTTTTCAGCGTTCCTCCTGATTATTAATAAGTGTGTTGAAATCTCGTTTGTAGGTTATAATACAATCGGGTCAGGGAGTTCAGGGCACTTTCTCTGTTTCAGCGGTAATGCGCTGTTTCCTTTCTGACCTGCTTTGGCTTTTCTTGTGCcttgatattttttttttttgttcacttATCTTGGGTAATGAGAAATATTAGAAAATTAATGATAAATGTTAATCCAACATGCAATGCTGTTTTGTTCCAATAGCAAGAAAAGTGGAAAAGTCAAGACTGCCTACAAAAGGGAATATGTCAACTTGGGCTGTGACGTTGACTTTGACTTTGCTGGCCCAACCATCCATGCTGCTGGAGTGGTTGGTTATGAGGGATGGCTCGCTGGATACCAGATGTCTTTTGACACAGCCAAATCCAAGATGACCCAGAACAACTTTGCAGTGGGCTACAAGACCGGTGACTTCCAGCTGCACACCAATGTGTAAGTTTACAGCTCAgagtttagattagcatttcaTTAAGTACTGTCTGGTAAGCATAGCTGTGTGAGTCTAttttaatgattataataataacaaacacatCATAGGTCTGCAGCAAATACTAGATTCAAAAAGACAGAGTGTCaagcactgtacatatttgCTGCTTTGACGCTTGGTTTTTACTCCTTGCCACTAAACcagcgtttctcaaagtgtgTGGCGCACCCCCCAGGGGGGCGCAGAGGCATGACAAGGGGAGCACATCTAACTGGCGGAGAAATGAAGCGCAGaaccaatgttttttttatatatatatattttacatttttacccctttttctccccttttagcgcatccaattgttcaattagcatcgtgcttcctctctgtctatgccgaaccctgccctgacggaggtgattgaagctaacccatatcccctccgaaacacgagcagcagccagatgcatctttgccacccacacattgacgagtttggcgccacccagcgttgcatgcggagagacacaccctaagggcaccctctcccatctctgtgtaagcgcctccaatcagccggcagagaacgcaatcgcattctgacagagagagacccacatccggttctttgtcccaacccccatatgagcaaccggccaatcgttgctcatatagccactcagcttcgaactggtaaagcaaggctggattcgatggttgcagcgcgtctctttttaccgctgcgccacctgagcggccagaacCAATGTTTTAACGTCGGAATCTTTTCACGGTGGACAATAAACAAACCGTGCTTTCAGGTTAGCAGTATTCATTCTGACAGAGTCTAGATCAGCTGTGCCCAATACTTCGATCGCACAGTAcacgctggtagatcgcgcctcattcaaacaggtcagcgtgactgacatgaaatgtggccactgtttgtttaatttgtgGTTTGTTACCATAACTACGCCTCAGcttttttggatcaacctacttgtgtgaatcagccttttcccacatgaaaagaattaagtctaaatatgggtccactcttactgatgaacacttgaaaAACTTCTTAAGAAATGGTatcagcagctactgtccagactacataaacctgactgataCCATTTAGAGCAAATAATCAGAATAAGGTCACTGTGATaccctgtaaagctgaatatcaatataggaactaaagcgcatttaaaaaagcttcaaagctgTTTAGAAAAATAATGAGgccaaccttaaaaagtagatggtGATGACTTGtagactgaaatagtagatctcaggACATGAAAgtgtggacacccctggtctagatttacagaatagagaggtatttgacagggataaaaagaaaaacagctacTAGTACATTGATAAGACTTGAACCCTTACAAATTACTTTTTTTGCACAGATTCAACTTTGTTATCTTTGTTtgcaaattttatttcatttttttatttttgaaatagaCTGATTGAAGGAGCAGTTTAGTGATATGTCAAAAAGTGGTTTGCTAAAGTCAAGTACAACAGAAATTACTGAAGTAAAGGTGAAAGAAACATTCATGATCTTGATGGGCCTATTTTTGTCAGCATCTTGTTGGAACGGGGGCATGAAAATTTTTCATCTTCCAAAGGGGGCAtgacagaaaaagtttgagaaccactgcactAAACCCAAGTTCAATTGGATCTGTTTGATTTTTGACCCTGTTTGCTGCAGATCCTTTTAACGCATTGCCTGAGAGACAAACTGTTAACATAATGTAGACAGAGGCAAAgcacagacatggagagaaactgattctcacaatttcacAAAACCCTGAACAGTTTAATTCAGTCTATCGTGACACTTTGATGGCATGACTGCTAGTAACTTGTGGAATGGGGAAACAGGGTTGCATTTTAAATATCAAGTGTATTTCTGGGATCGCTTGCCATGGTTTTATAGCTCTTCAGGATGATGTCTTCGCCCCAAGATTAACAAGACAAAGTTTAATGAACTTACTTTATTCTTTTGTTGGGTTTTCATCTCACAAGAATGTTCTTGTTTTtaactaaaatacatttcttaaccaaactaaatgtaaataaactatcAGTACTGTCAGTCGATATTGCATTTACTGTTTTTTCAAGCATTCCTTCTCAGTGGCACAGCCAGCAGAAAGCAGTTTCGCTGAACATCTGGAAAGGCTTAAATGTTGTGGTAGGCAGTAATATTCACCCAGCCTTGCCATAAACAAGGCACAGAATGCTTGTAGTGTAAAAGCCTCCTAATGCTGACTTGATACATAAACATATTTTTTGGTAGAAAATGGATATGCACAGGTTTTGTAGAATTGCTAGACATCAATTTAtggatgtttatttttctggatTTTGTCTTCTATGATAAGCAGATTTTGTTAGTGAATAATGGTTTCTGTAGAAGTTTTTCAACACTGTCGGCACTTGGAGAAGGAACCATGATCCTCTGGGTGCAATTTGGGACAAAGCACCTGCACTTTTAAGTTACTGAGTGGTATAGAAACTATTGGGTTTAGTTATAAGGTTCTAAGCACCATAGGCTTTACTGATGTGTGTACTGTGATCTTAAACTCGGCTGCATTTTACAGCCCTCGAGTGTAAAATAAAACCCTAAGCACTGCTCAGGAATTCCAGTGCTCGCTCATTGTCGGGGCATTATAAATATTGGAACAAAGTTTAAGTATGTTGTGTTCAAAACAGATCGTTGGCATTCCAAAATAGTTATTAGGTTTGTGTTCAGCCGAATTTTTCTTCCATCAGTCAAGTTGGTTAATTAGAAATCTAAAATCTTTTGTTTCTTGGGCTTGTGTGTTCCTGGATTTGTTTTTACTGGTTTCCAGCTGTAATCTTTCTCAGTATATGCTGCACATTAATACATACTCTGGCTTTACCAAGAGAATGTCCTTAAATATATCATGCTTGGGAAACCAAATGTATTCTATTTAAACATGTATACAGTgcttgaaaaagtatttgcttgtTTTTGCTTGTGTCACACTTATGTTTCAAATAAATTACTTAAACAGAAAAACTTCAATATTAGACAGATTTAACACAATGTTTTTGACTTAATAGTATTTGGTTCCTTGGCTActtaatcaaccagttaacaAAATTTACTTGACATGATTACTGCCATACCTGTTAAATCTATGTGAAGCTGGCTAAAATGTCTCAAAAAACAGAAAAGTATGCCATTCTGAAGAGGTTTAAATACAGATGGAAAgagttacaaagccattgcttaggctctgggactccagtaaaccacagtgagcgccttatccacaaatggagaaaacttgCAACAATGGTGGACCTTCCCAGGAGTGGCCGGCCTACCCAAAATTTACTTTCAACGCATCAATGATCCATCCAggagaaaacagaaaaaatatcTAGAGAACAGCAGGCCCCCCGTGCCTCAGTTGAGGTCAATGTCCAGGATTCTTTAATATAGACTCTGGGCAAAAATTGCATTCATGGGGGGAGTTGCAAGGTGCAAATTGCTGCTGACGAAAAAGACACAAAGGCTTGTCTTGCATTTGCCAAAAAACATCTAAATGACCCCCATCTAGTGTTTTTAAGACAGGCTGGTCTTAACTTTTAAGGTTCTACACCTCAAAACGGccggcacgatggctcagtgggtagcactgttgcctcacagcaagaaggtccggggttcgatccccaggtggggcggtccgggtcctttctgtgtggagtttgcatgttctccccatttctatgtgggtttcctctgtgagCTCCGGttgtctcccacagtccaaagacatgcagttaggtgaattggagatacaaaattgtccatgactgtgtttgacattaacttgtaactgatgaatcttgtgtaacgagtaactacctgttctgtcatgggtgtaaccaaggtgtgtaaaacatgacgttaaaatccttataaataaataaaaagaagaaaacgaTGTTTTATGGAAAAGCTTAAATTTATTATATGAATAATAAAAGCTTGTTGCAAAGtagtttattcattttctctcctttaaattagcttttttttaacctttttataGTAACGATGGCACAGAGTTTGGTGGCTCTATATACCAAAAAGTGAGTGATAAGCTTGAGACGGCAGTTAACCTGGCCTGGACTGCAGGCAACAACAGCACACGCTTCGGCATTGCAGCCAAGTACCAGCTGGACAAGGATGCCTCCATTAGTGTGAGTAGAAAAGCTTTTAACTCCGAGTTACTCAAAGTAATTAAGTGACCTTAAATAGAGATCCACTTTTATTAATAACCATAATGTATCGTCTCTTAATGAAAAcaatgtataatgtgtgtgcgTATATATAAGAACATACTGGTTTATGTGTAaccattatattatttaaagatATTTCTGAATTGAATAAATTGTTCATTGTTCTTTCTTGCAGGCCAAAGTGAACAATACCAGTCTTGTTGGTGTTGGATACACACAGACTCTGAGACCAGGTATAGTAGAGTTGTTATTCAGCAATATGTAAGACTGTTTAATCATTACTTAAATATTCTGCACCAGGCATGATGAACGGAACCTGAAAAATCATTTCACACCTCCAAAAGAGCACTTGGagattactattttatttagaaacaaTGTATTGACATGTAGCTGCTTCTTATGGTGGGACAGTCACACcacttgattttttttacattaaaatacaaaGATACTGTACTTAAAAGAGAGTTTATACCTGATGCTTTATTCTGATATTGATGGTTAAGGTGGTAAATTCTATTTGTATGCTATTTTATAGCAGTACATTTCAACATGCTGGCTAAAGAAATTACCACATTAATAACTACCTTAAATTACAGTTTAGGTTAGAGATTCATTCTGTCCAAACAGTCTTTCTACGTTTTATCATAGGCTGTTTATTACAGAGACCATTTCTATaatcagtgtgtaaaacagttttGATAAACCTGATTCTTAACTCCTCAGATCTATTGCTGTGTATTAAAATGCTACTCTAATCATTTTGTGCAGGTGTTAAGCTGACTCTGTCTGCCCTGGTTGATGGAAAGAGCATCAATGCTGGTGGCCATAAGCTGGGGCTGGGACTGGAGCTGGAGGCCTAAAGTCCTGTTCATGTTCACATCAGGGATGAGGGAATATCAGAGGAATCTGGCCTTAAATCTTAACCAGCAGGGGAATTCTGGATGGGAAGGGATGTGTTCAAAgaccacaagaaaaacaaccaTTTTTAGTAACCATTGCAATGGTGTCCCCCCTTCTTCCTTGATGCCTGTTTTTCATTCATCTTTGTTTTGCTGCAGTTTGCTTTGTTTCTGAATCAAGCACTTCCatgcaaataaatgaaattgtCCTCCACTTGCTGCAGTGGGCTTTTAAGCCTGCATGTTGCATTTCTTCTTTAGTAGGACATTTGTGTGGGTTGAGAGTGAGACATACTTCTGATTTTACCCTTTTATATTATGTTATTCTTAGTCGTCTGAACACTACTGCAGTCATTTAACTCCATTTGAAAACTTCTACCTGCTTATATTTAAGTATGTATTAAATGCACAACCTATTTTGATGTCAGGCAGATAGGTTTGAAAAATGGTTGTACTTGAAACCTGCCCTTAAACTAAGCAGTTTTTGGGTGGCCTCAATTGGTGAAAGGCTGAATGTAATGGAACTTGTGTAGAAGTTTTCGGCTGGCATTTTGTTTTCTGCACAGATGACTAGGAAAACTTATGATAATGCCAAAATGGTTGTGTTTTGAGTTCAGTACCTAAAGCTTTCAGTTTCTCCATCCTGACCATGACTTGCTAAGGTTCTTTTAAAAAACCTTAGAGGTCTTCATGTGTATGTTTTCAATAAAGTCTTTGAACTCCACTTACTTGTTTAATCATTCTAAAGCAAACATTTGAATTACTATTAATCAGATCTGTTAtcacctgttaatgcattcataGCCATTTATATCGGCAATTCCCTAACACAACCTAGTTCCCAAAGTCTGGTAAATTCTAAAAATGAATGCAAATGTCCACTCATTTTCTtgacctgattttttttttttttttttcattcaggAGTCTGTTGGCTGGCACAACACACATCTTTCACATAATCACCCAGTTCAAATTATGTTACATCAATTATTATTCCTGTGAATTTTCTGCATCACCTTACTCCAGAGAGTTAACGACTCAGGATATCTTTGAGTACTGACCAATACTTAAAAGCTTATAAAAGTGGTTTCCAAATTTAACTGAGCCAGGTCACCCTGTCAATATATTTGTCCACATTAAGCCAAAATTGGCTCATGGCTTTATAGGTTTTTGTGTTTTAGGAACACTTAAGCATTGTAAATTCATCATTATGGGCAGCAGGTGCATAAAATAATGCACCTTTGGATCAAATATCCACAATTGGCCACCAAATATTAATCAAGGATTGTTCAGATGCCACAACTTATGTGAGTATTGTTGCTGACTGTGCATCTCTTTACAAACACAATTTGCACATCATACAATGGCTACTTGCAACATGTTAATGCACCATATCACAAAGCTTAAGTTACCTTAAATTGGTAAAACTGGCCTCATCAGTCATTTGATTCAAATTTAACACAGTTTTTCTGTGCTTGAAGCCTGCTAGGAGATGCATGCTACAAGGAAATGTTGTGTAGTACATAAAATAGTCAATAACCATAAATGAACATAAACAAATATGTAAGCTATTAAAATACACAGATGgtacacaaaacaaagaaatagtGTTTCaagagcagtggtagcttgggggttaaggcactggactagtgatcagaaggttgctggttcaggcccTGCCACTGCCAAAGTGCCTCTAAACAAGGCTCTTTACTCTTATTTGCatacattgtattcagtcacaattccAGATGggaaatgctgtaaatgttctcTACCCTGGCATAAAATGCAGTCATCTTAACACTATAGTACAGTGTTGCTTCTAGGTAAAATACCAATTATTGGCTATTTACACTCACAATACACCATAATGGAAAAATGGATCGCAGagaaaataatgataattaaataaacttatacacgaatgcccccttgtggaggctttatgttacattatataaattaaagaGAGCGTAAGATACATTGCTTGTGTTGCCTGAGTcgcaaaaaaaaatcagacataATCACACATTTTAATTCAAGCAACCCTGATTTAGGATACATTATTTAGGAAACAGTAACAGTGTATTTGCCACTTTTGTGGCCTTTATCACATGGTTCACCTTCATCTCTCTCAAAACATTGACCTGTAAACATCTTTTTCGGTCATTTTACAATCTGCAAAAATGATTCACAATAATAGGATTTTTATGTACTTTATTTGATAATAAAGTAGTGGAAGTTGTTGGCTTGGAGTAACATCATA encodes:
- the vdac2 gene encoding voltage-dependent anion-selective channel protein 2 — encoded protein: MAVPPAYADLGKSAKDIFNKGYGFGLVKLDVKTKSASGVEFKTSGSSNTDTSKVVGSLETKYKRSEYGLTFTEKWNTDNTLGTEITIEDQIAKGLKLTFDTTFSPNTGKKSGKVKTAYKREYVNLGCDVDFDFAGPTIHAAGVVGYEGWLAGYQMSFDTAKSKMTQNNFAVGYKTGDFQLHTNVNDGTEFGGSIYQKVSDKLETAVNLAWTAGNNSTRFGIAAKYQLDKDASISAKVNNTSLVGVGYTQTLRPGVKLTLSALVDGKSINAGGHKLGLGLELEA